From the genome of Falco cherrug isolate bFalChe1 chromosome 14, bFalChe1.pri, whole genome shotgun sequence, one region includes:
- the GABARAPL2 gene encoding gamma-aminobutyric acid receptor-associated protein-like 2, which translates to MKWMFKEDHALEHRCVESAKIRAKYPDRVPVIVEKVSGSQIVDIDKRKYLVPSDITVAQFMWIIRKRIQLPSEKAIFLFVDKTVPQSSLTMGQLYEKEKDEDGFLYVAYSGENTFGF; encoded by the exons ATGAAGTGGATGTTCAAGGAGGACCACGCGCTGG AGCACAGATGTGTCGAGTCGGCAAAAATCCGAGCCAAATACCCTGACCGTGTCCCG GTCATAGTGGAGAAGGTGTCGGGATCTCAGATTGTTGATATTGACAAGAGGAAGTACTTGGTTCCATCTGACATCACCGTGGCCCAGTTCATGTGGATCATCAGGAAGAGGATTCAACTGCCATCTGAGAAAGCAATATTCCTCTTCGTAGACAAGACTGTCCCACAGTCCAG CTTAACTATGGGACAACTTTATGAGAAGGAGAAGGATGAGGATGGATTCTTGTATGTTGCCTACAGTGGAGAGAACACATTCGGTTTCTGA